One window of the Yamadazyma tenuis chromosome 6, complete sequence genome contains the following:
- the NUO17 gene encoding NADH:ubiquinone oxidoreductase, B17.2 subunit (EggNog:ENOG503Q39R; COG:C) — protein MSTSLARTIKNVYKSGIKRAAWQIAFLNDTKPGGTLVGTDDHGNKYYETDAPEIHLRTRWVEYNATFLSIDISAAEPGWHYWLGYGTNVSPNNLPEDQKAVRAYPMPEKHKINLTGTRGAYVPYNTAKPKHEAWTPIVSERS, from the coding sequence ATGTCTACCTCCCTTGCTCGTACTATCAAAAACGTCTACAAATCCGGGATCAAGAGAGCCGCCTGGCAAATAGCATTTCTCAATGATACCAAACCTGGTGGAACTCTTGTTGGAACCGACGATCATGGTAACAAGTACTACGAAACTGATGCACCTGAAATCCACTTAAGAACCAGATGGGTTGAATACAATGCCACCTTTCTCAGTATTGACATCTCTGCGGCCGAACCGGGATGGCACTACTGGTTAGGCTACGGTACCAACGTGTCTCCCAACAATTTACCCGAAGATCAAAAAGCCGTAAGAGCTTACCCCATGCCAGAGAAACATAAAATCAATTTGACTGGTACTCGTGGAGCCTACGTTCCTTACAACACTGCCAAACCCAAGCACGAAGCCTGGACGCCGATAGTGAGTGAGAGATCTTGA
- the DYS1 gene encoding Deoxyhypusine synthase (BUSCO:EOG09263H5H; EggNog:ENOG503NTXI; COG:O) translates to MSQADKIPGLASDAVLKQSAPVPDSFVEVKGIDYSKDSAYNMTAIDLIASMKTMGFQGSSVGDACDIINKMRSWRGKHKSELEEHDIKGEFDDEGYQKSTIFMGYTSNLISSGLRDTLRFLVQHKMVSAIVSTAGGIEEDIIKCLAPTFMGEFSLPGKGLRDQGMNRIGNLLVPNDNYCKFEEWMVPILDKMLEEQQEELEKNGADAFDNTAGVWTPSKFIDRLGQEINDETSVLYWAHKNQIPIFCPALTDGSIGDMLFFHTFKASPRQLRLDIVADIRRINSMSMEANNAGMIILGGGLIKHHICNACLMRNGADFAVFINTGQEFDGSDAGARPDEAISWGKIKADAKQVKVYADVTVVFPLIVAATFAAQKP, encoded by the coding sequence ATGAGTCAAGCTGATAAGATTCCTGGATTAGCCAGTGATGCTGTTCTTAAACAGTCTGCACCAGTTCCTGACTCgtttgttgaagtcaaagGAATTGACTACTCAAAAGACTCTGCCTACAACATGACGGCCATCGACTTGATTGCATCTATGAAGACAATGGGATTTCAAGGTTCTTCCGTAGGAGACGCTTGTGATATCATTAATAAAATGAGATCTTGGAGAGGTAAACATAAAagtgagttggaagaacaTGATATAAAAGGAGAATTTGATGACGAAGGATACCAGAAATCTACGATTTTCATGGGTTACACCTCCAATTTAATTAGTAGTGGATTGAGAGACACTTTGAGATTTTTGGTCCAGCACAAGATGGTAAGTGCAATTGTTTCCACGGCCGGgggaattgaagaagatatcatcaaatgTTTAGCGCCTACCTTTATGGGTGAGTTCAGCCTTCCAGGTAAAGGCTTAAGAGATCAAGGTATGAACAGAATCGGAAACTTGCTTGTTCCAAATGACAACTACTGTaaatttgaagaatggaTGGTCCCTATTTTGGACAAGATGttggaagaacaacaagaagagttggaaaagaacGGTGCCGATGCCTTTGACAACACGGCTGGGGTTTGGACACCTTCTAAGTTCATTGATCGGTTAGGACAAGAAATTAACGATGAGACTTCTGTTTTATACTGGGCTCACAAAAACCAAATTCCTATCTTTTGTCCAGCTTTGACCGATGGATCGATTGGAGATATGTTGTTTTTCCACACCTTTAAGGCTTCCCCAAGACAACTTCGGTTGGATATTGTAGCGGATATTAGACGTATTAATTCTATGTCAATGGAAGCCAATAATGCTGGAATGATCATACTTGGAGGAGGTTTAATCAAGCACCATATATGTAATGCCTGTCTCATGAGAAATGGTGCTGATTTTGCTGTATTTATCAATACTGGCCAGGAATTTGACGGGTCTGATGCGGGTGCTCGACCTGATGAAGCCATTTCATGGGGGAAAATTAAGGCCGACGCCAAACAAGTCAAAGTATATGCTGATGTCACGGTAGTATTCCCATTGATTGTGGCTGCCACTTTTGCAGCCCAAAAACCATAA